Within Marinomonas mediterranea MMB-1, the genomic segment GGGCATTCGCTAGGAGGCCTAACCGCACTGTTTAGTCTTACTCTTGAGTTACAGTCGTTTCGCAATATCATTGCTGCGAGCCCTTCATTATGGTGGAACGAGGGCTATCTAAAAAAACGGTTGGATACTCGCTTTAACGCAAGCAAGCTCAATGCAAACGTGTTGATTCTCGTGGGGAGTGAGGAGAAGCGTTTTATGATTGAGGATTCAAAGGCTGTCTTTCAACAGCTTAAGCGTAAGGGAGTGAATGCCAAATATCATATTATTAGCCCATTTAACCATGGGGGCGTAATGATGCCTGCGTTATCAATGGGGCTGCAATGGTGGCAACCCCGCTAGAGATGATCAAATAGAAAGGTTAGGGGAGTCGATGTCTAGCAAAGGCGCAGCATCTAATTTTTCAGCATCCATCATTAATGCGATACGCTGAAGTGTTGAAAGCATTTGCGTTTGCTCCCATCTTTCCAATGCATTGAACTCATTAATAAATTTTTCATGCAATAAAGGCGGAGTGTTACCTAGTGTGCTTTGGCCTACCTCTGTCAAACGAGCGTTAACGATGCGTTTGTCTTTTTGAGCTCGAACCCGTTCAACCAACTTTTTATCCTCAAGTCGATTAAGAATCGTGGTAACGGTCGCCTGACTTAGTGATACATTGTCAGAAATTTTACGAACCGTGACATCGCCAAGCTCTTCTATTGCTTGTAGAACCATGATTTGCGGAATGGTTAAACCACACGCCTTCACAACTCGTTTAGACTGCAAATCGGTCGCTCGAATAATACGTCTTAGGTTCACTAAAACATCATGTAGGTGCTGTGTATCTGCCATGGCGTTGTGTCGAATCAAAACTAAATAGGAACGGCATTATAATGTCGAAGGTTCAGACTTTAAAGAAATAAAAGTGTGCTTTTTATAAAAAAGTAACATTATTTGTGAGTGTATTCTGCAAATGCATCAATTGCATGCTTTCTAGCCGACTTATAATCGATGATAGGTTCTGGGTAACGGCATTGCTGTCTATGCGAAACAGAAGGAGAATGAATTTCCTTGTCTGACAGTGCGCTTAGTTCAGGTACAAAACGGCGAATGAAGTGACCGTTGGTGTCGTAAGTTTCCGATTGTCTAGTCGGGTTGAATACTCGAAAATACGGAACTGCATCGCAACCTGTTGATGCACTCCACTGCCAACCCCCGTTATTGGCGGCGAACTCACCGTCGATTAGTTTGGACATAAAGTAATCTTCGCCTTTACGCCAGTCTATAAAAAGCAATTTGGTTAAAAAGCTGGCGGTAATCATTCTTAAGCGATTGTGCATCCAGCCTGTTTGATTGAGCTGGCGCATTG encodes:
- a CDS encoding MarR family winged helix-turn-helix transcriptional regulator, which encodes MADTQHLHDVLVNLRRIIRATDLQSKRVVKACGLTIPQIMVLQAIEELGDVTVRKISDNVSLSQATVTTILNRLEDKKLVERVRAQKDKRIVNARLTEVGQSTLGNTPPLLHEKFINEFNALERWEQTQMLSTLQRIALMMDAEKLDAAPLLDIDSPNLSI